The nucleotide sequence TTATACCCGTAAACTCCCATTTTTCAAACTTTTTATTAATCTCTAGAAAAGGATACTAATTATTATTCTCCACATAGTTCTCATTACCTACTGCATTCGATCGGGTTAATCCGACATAAAACGACAAAACCTCCTGATCAGTGATCAAGAGGTTTATTTTTGCAATCAGTTAGGCACGGGTAGTCCTTCTTTTAGAACGTCTGCTTTTGTTTAGCTAATCAATTTCGTGAATTAGCCATCATATGATATAGTTCAAAATCACTTCAGTATTTTGTCTATTGGTTTTTTTAATGCTTCTTCACAAAACCACTGGCTTTCATATAATCCTGTATACAAAGCAATTTGCCATGAATTTACCTCAGCATACTTAAAACTTTCTATCTGTTTAAGCAACTCATCCCTAACTAGAGCCGCTCCTCCTTGTTCAAATGAACTTTTTAAAGAGTAAATCTTCCCTGATAACTCATTACTTGCGTAACTACTATATAATTGACCAAGGCGAAATCTACTAAAGTGCTTAATTACACGTATTTTTTTTAAGTCGTCCCAAGATGATTGACTAGGTTCCGCTATAAAATAAACAGTAAGGGGCAGTTCTTCTACAACTTTTAAATATAGCCACGGCTCATCCTCTATGTTATCAAAATAAGGATGTATAAATTCTTCTTCTGGCGAGTTAGGTTTAGAGGATGATTTAAGTTTGTTACAACCCATGCATGCTGGAATTAAATTTATTGGACTTATAGAGAGTGCAGGAAATTTTTCTTTTGGCAAATAGTGGTCTAAACTATCAACAGGTCTATAACCACAAATTGGACATAGTCTATGTTTAGGAAGATCCATTATGTCATTATATATCTCCCTTCCAGGTTGTCCTTGTTTGGCCAATTTATCAGTGTATAGCTTGACCATTTCGTTTTTTGTTATTTTTGGAGGTATGCATTTATCTTCAACTATTGTTGAAACAGTGTTAGTTTCGATTTTCTTCTGTAGAATATTACTCCAGTCAGCTATATTGCCTTTACTGGCCTTAAATCGTCTAACTAAATCCGTGTCTGTATAATTGCTGATGCATTTTAATAGGACTTCTTCTGTAGAAAAATTAGGTTTAGGGACTCTTCGCATTTTTAACTACTCCTTATACATCAATAGTGACCTTAGAATAGTGCGAGCTTCTATACCTAGTTCACCATTAAACTGTTCAACTATTTCATCATACCCCTTACCCTGTTCTACCAGGTCCTCTAATATTTTATGAAATCCAGAATACGTAACCTCTAAGCCAAATACTTCTCTTGTTAATGTTCCTACATTCTCACCAAACGTCTCAATTTCAGGTCTGAGAACAGAACAACTTTTACTGCTTCTCTTGATAATTGATACACAGCTTCGGGGTAACTCTTGAAGAATAACTGGTGAATGCGTTGCAATAATTGCTACTCCATTTTGAGAAATTAATATATCTGATAATGCTCTGATAAATGAAGATAGCAATGGTGGATGCAAATGAGATTCTGGCTCATCTAGAATAACTAACGACTTTTCATCAACTTTTTCAATTAACTTTGTAATGGTCAATAATATAATCTTATGTCCAGAACTTAGACGATTAAATATTACTTTCAATTCCTCAATTCTACTTAAATCGACTTCTCTTAACCCAAAACTTTTAAAAATCGCATCACTTTCTAGCATTTCAATTGCTTCTTCCCACTTATGAAACTTCCTTTTATCAGTCGTTTCTTTGATAAATTTAATGCTACGGATAAATTCATCAATTAACGTTTCTGGTGTCTTTGTTACATATCTTTCAACCGAGTTAGACTCATTTTTTTCAATTAACTCACTGTCTTTTAGACCAATATAAGAATACAAAGGACCTTTTTCTTCATCGATTTTATCTCGATAATGTGGAGTATTATCAAATGCGCTAAATGAGATGAAAATTGTATTTGCAAATAGATTAGTTGAGTCGAAGTTTTCATTATCATAAAAATAACTATCTGCATTTTGAGATTTAGAGTCATATAGTAAAGAGTAAATCATATCGTTAATAATTGTTGTTTTTCCAACGCCATTACTGCCAATTAATGCATGTATATTAGTTGGAGGCATTGAATCTGGCACGACTTCAAAGTCAAACTCGACTGATTCCCTATCATTATAGGTATGGCAATAACTAAATGAATAAGGTGTTAGTGGTACACCACCTTTCGCAACTCTGTGGAATTGATCTTTTACAGTGAATACTTTATAATCGCGAAGCAATGATTTTCGTGTGATATTAAATTCCCTAACCTTTTCAAACAGATCAAGATCATAAGCGATATCATTCAATCCTTTTAAAATCTCGTCTCTTATGGTAGGACCAAGTTTATTTAGGTTCTTAAAATAATCTATACCTTGTCCTAGACTGAAGTAACTGGTATCTAATTGAGTGAATTTTGATGGAATCGCTGTAGATTCATTATCCTCGATTGACATCGCAATTTTTACAAAACCTATTTCTGTTTTATTTCCATGTTCGTCCAAAAAATACATCCTATAAGAGGTGTAGTAACCAAAATCGTTCCATCCATCTTTGATCAAATGTACTCCGGGATGAGTAAGAGCTGTTTTAAAAGCTCTTTCGTAAAATTGCATACTAATATCTCCATTCTTTAAACTAACTTTATTCTAGTATTTTAATGAGCCATTGGATGATTGAACTATTTTGCCCCTATTCGTAACTCTGTTTCAATTATTTTCTTTATTATCTTGTCATTATAGCTAACAGCGTCATAACCATAATGAGTTCTCCTATGACAATTCGGGCAAATTGCTGCCACCCACTCTGGATGATCTGGTCCTCCGTCTGATAATCTTCGCGTATGGTGTACTTCCAAAAATGGCTCCCCTTTTGTGTTTATAAAAGGAGCTTCATTACCACACGCTTCGCATACTCCGTTTGCTCTTTTCAGTGCATACAGCTTTACAGCCCGACTTCTCTCTCGATATTGAACTATACGTTCTTTTAGGGTAGTTCCCTGGCCATGATTTGTGATAACTAATGCCTTATTCTTAAGTTCCTCTAATGACAAATCACTTAATTCAGTTGCACCAACAATCTCACTATTATTAACTACCTCAATTGGCATTAACTCAAACACAATTACTTTCCGATCTTGCCCCTTGTTGTCTTTATCCCTTACTTTGTACCCGATACATATCATTTGACCTATGTACCTTACATGGCCAGTTCGTATGTACTCAAATAGATGAACATCCTTACCGTCGTCCACATGCTCTATAATAGCCTTATTCCCCTTGATGAATTGCATATCTCCTTCTTGACCTTCACCGGTATACAAGAATATGCCTTCTTCATTCCAACCATCTTTGTATCCATACTCTTCACCGCGTTCTCCAGTAAACAGCATGATAAAAGGAAACCTGGAAGAAGTTGAGATTCTTCCGTAACTCTGTCCAGCAAACAGTGTGTGAAGATCAAGTCTTCTAAACTCAGCTCCGGGTACAAATATACTCGTTACATCTATAGGCGTACTCTCAATTGGATTTTCAGCTACGTTCTCTTCCATTTCCATTTCGGCTTCCGCTGGGAAAGTATATTTACATTCAATTAGTCGTTGGCGAGCTATGTCCCGTTCTTCATCAGTGAATAAATCTTTATACTCTTTATCTAGCATAAGGGCTTCCATCGAGAGATCAAGGCGTCCCTCCAACAACAATCTAGCTAAACCAGATTGATCCTTACCCCTGAGTAAAGTCTTCGCAACAACCACACCATTTTCGCTTGCAAGCCTTTGAGATAATCCAGAAGGATTGTATGTAGTCTCTCGCCTTGTTTTTTGGCAGGTATCAAGTAAGGCTTTATGAAATTTCAAACTAAGGTCCATGATGTCAGCCCCTTGGCATATAAGAGTGAATGTATATATTTCGGCAAATAGTCCCAATTACCTACAACATTCCATCGTGTATATCCGACATAAAACGACAAAACCTGCTGATTAAGTCGTAATCAATACATCAAATTGTCACTAGTAGGAAAAAAGTAGGAATGGTAAGATTATTTACAGAACAAACGTTCCTGCTAGAGGTGAATCAATGAAGCTATCTTACACTCCTACCCCTCTTGAAACTTGGATAAGCCACTTTTACAAGCAACTTGGCATAAAAACACCTGACGAATTAGACGAACAACGTATTGCAAGAACATTAAACATCCATCTCTTTTACAAAGAGATCCCATCAATGTCATATGAGTTCGGTCGGTTCAAAAGTATAACGATAGACAAACGACTCCCTTCACTTGTGCAAAGGGAGCATTTTTATCATGAGCTTTGTCATATCCTCCGTCACTCCGGACGTCAGCTAATGATGCCCGCTGCCTTTCGTGAACTACAGGAATGGGACGCAAGGAATTTCACAAGATACGCCGCTTTACCACTACATATGCTGAAGAACTATGATTACAAGCAACCTGAGATACTAGATATCTTAACAGAGCAGTTTAAAGTTACACCCGAACTGTGTTCAGATAGATTGCTAAGAATCAAATCAAAATTGTCATGCAACCCAATCCGATTCATCTCGTAACAAATCAAAAGGACTAATCAATATAGGAGGGAGACCATGTTGCGGTTAGCTGTTTATGCACGTGTCAGTTCAGACGATCAAGCAGAACGTGGTACGATCGAAAACCAACTTGAATTTGCTCGTAAGTATGCGGATCTCCATCAATTAGAAATCGTAAAGTGGTACAAGGATGACGGCGTAACAGGAACCGTCCCACTTGAAGCTCGTCCAGCCGGACGCGAACTGTTACAAGATGCTAAGAATGGCGAGATTGATCTCCTTCTCATCTACCGCTTAGACCGACTTGGACGATCTGCCAGAATCATCCTGAATTCCGTTCACGACCTAGAAAGTGACGGTGTAAAAATCCGTTCCATGACGGAGCCGTTTGATACCGGAGATCCATCTGGCCGTTTCCTTTTAACCATTCTAGCAGGGGTGGCTGACTTAGAGCGTGAGACCATCATAGAACGTCTGTGGTACGGTGCAAACCGCGCTGCACGGGCTGGTAAATGGCTTGGAGGTATTGTCCCCTATGGATACCGCGTAGACAGTGAAGGCTATCTGGTGGTTTGTGAAGAGCTACTCCCTCGCTCAGATATGACAGAGGCAGGAGTTGTTAGGCTGATTTTCCATATGGTTGCTAACCAAGGCCACTCATGCATTAAAGTCTCAGAATACTTAAATGCCTTAGGTGTTCCTACGGCTTACGCAAGGGATGATCGGAAAGTTACTCGAGGAAAACGAAAACAGAAAACTGCGGGTATTTGGCGCCCCTCAAGAATACGTGGGATCATTACGAGTACCACTTACTATGGATTACACATCTATGGAAAACGGAGCAAAAGAAAACGCGATTTGATAGAACGCGAAGTTCCAGCCATTGTTGATATTGAAACATGGGAAAAAGCACAGGCAGTCCTTCGAAGTAATCAAATAGAAGCAATGCGTAACACCAAGAATCAATATTTACTTAGAAGCCTACTAAAATGTCAGTGCTGCGGATTAACGTATGTGGGGATTCATTATCCTGGAAGTAAACGAGCTTTGAAAGGATTCTATGTCTGTACCGGTAAACAAGCATTTAAGGGTCCAATGCAAGGGAAGTGTACATCAAAGAATCTACCGCAAGATTGGATCGAGGACCTTGTGTGGAGAGATTGCTTGTCCTTTATTAATCAGCCAGGGGAAGCCCTTCAGGAGATTGCTGCAGCTAGGGAAGTAAAGCAGACTAAGAAGGTCGATTTAGAGTCCGAAATAACACTTATTCAAAAGAGCATCGATGATAAAGATGTAGAACGACAGAGTATCCTGGACCTCTTCCGTAAAAGCATCATCACTTTTACCGATTTAGAAAAACAGATCCAAAAAATCAATCAAGAGAAAGAGATTCTCGAACAACGCTTAAAAGAAATAAGGAGCTCGCTGCAAGTTGACCACGATTACTCTACGAAGATGATGAATGCTTTTCAATTACTCACATCACTACGAAATAAACTAGATGACAATCCATCATTCGAAACGAGGCGTGAAATCGTAAAAGCCCTCGTTGAACGAATTCAAGTACATACAACACCTAGTGAAGGTTCAAAACGCCCTCGCGCTTCAGTTACAGTTCAGTATTCTTTTGCCAAGGATATTATCTACACGGACAAGGATTACACGAACCAATTAACAGAAACCGAGCAGGAAAGGTAAAAACCTGCTTGGATCGTCCAATCGTGACAACCCCTGATTCCAGCGGCTGGCGCAGTACCTCTAATACATGCCGAGAAAACTCGGGCATTTCATCTAGGAAGAGGATCCCACTGTGAGACAAGCTACATTCTCCGGGACGCGGGATTTGTGCGCCACCGCCAATCAGTGCAGTAGCCGTAATCGTGTGATGCGGTGCACGAAAAGGTCTCTCCTCGACAAGCCCACTCTCCCGCTTTAATTGACCAGCAATACTGTATATTTTCGTCACTTCGTAAGATTCATGAATGGTCATGTTCGGCATGATACCAGGCAGGCAAGTAGCTAAAAGAGTTTTTCCTGAACCTGGAGGCCCCACCAATATCACATTATGAAATCCGGCTGCTGCAATCTCCAAACCACGTTTTACAAATTGCTGTCCGTAAACATTGGCAAAATCGGGAGGCAGCTGGTTGGTTTTTGTCTTGCCTGTTTGTGTTTCGTGATAAATCAAGTCGGGGTCCTTACTATGAAGTCCTTCTTTCCAGTAGTTCACGGCCTCTTCCAGATTGCTCGCAGGCAATACGGTAATGTCGACGAGCCGTGCTTCCGCTGCATTTTGTTCGGGGAGAATCACGTGGGTAAATCCTGCTTTTTTGGCTTCTAGTAAGATGGGGAGTACACCCGTGCCAGGGCGAAGTGAGCCGTCTAATGCCAACTCTCCTAAAACGAGAATTCGTTCCTGTCTGGGTAGCATTTGTTTAGAGGCGAGTAAAATTCCAAACGCAATAGCAAGGTCGAAACCAGAACCTTCCTTGCGCTGGTCTGCTGGTGCCAGATTGACGGTGATCCGCTGCATTGGGTAGTCGTATCCTGCATTCCGCAAGGCAGCACGAACACGATCTCTCGCTTCTTTTACTGCTGAACCGCCAAGTCCAACCAAATCGAATTGAGGTAAGCCATTTGCTATGTCTGTTTCTACAGTGACTACCATTCCATCTATGCCGAGTACAGTGCCTGAATAGCTGCATGCGTACATGTTCTCTCCCCCTCTGGTTATAGGGTAGGAAAAGATAGAGGGGGTGGGCAAGTAAATTGGAGCTGTTGACAAAACTCCTATACAAATTTGTGAAAAATCTTTAACTTTGTACTTCATAGAAAAGTAAAACTTGAGCAGTTGAACATTGATTTCCACTATGTTTTCGTATTAAAAGTGAATCTCTTCGTTTTTTGTCATTACAATAATCCTTATATGTTTGCCATTTACTTTCTTGTCTACTTTTCCAAAGAAATCATTCTAGGTTTCATCTGGTCTAACAATGAAGCTATTTGATTTACCGTCAAACGCGGCTTAGTCGGCGGTGGTGCATCACCTAACAGATGTTTAATCATCCGGACTGATCGGTGATTACCGTATTCTTTCACGAACGCTTCCACATCCTCTTGGGGTGGTGTCGCTCAACTATTAATCAGATCCGCTACTCAGCGAGCTGATCTCCCAGTTTCTTACCAGTGATTCGTACGTCAGTTGTTCCCCTGTTCGCTGATTCTAATGAGTATAATCGCAGATGTCATGCATCCGAGAGCAAGAGTACAGTGAAATTGTTGTGCCCTTGTTCTCCATCTGTTCTCCTCTTTTCTATTTGGTTTTCGAATTACATTGAAACTGTGCTCATCTTTTTAGCCTTCCCCGTTACTCGCCTTGGGGTTTTTCCTATTGGAATTAACAATTTAACAGTTGCTACATTAGTTCTTTTGAAGTCCTTGATTAGCTGGTTGAACCACTGAATGCAATAAATACAGCAGGAGGTTTCGTTTAGACGGAAAATATGGCTCTCCACACGATTTGGAGGAAGTGTTCTACAGTTAATAGCATTGTTCTCACCTCGCTTTCATCTCACACTGCATGCAGCGTCGAGTCTTGGCATTGACCCCATCTTGACCTATTTATCTCACTTGACTGGTGAACTGGTGGAATGGCGCG is from Brevibacillus brevis and encodes:
- a CDS encoding HNH endonuclease, which translates into the protein MRRVPKPNFSTEEVLLKCISNYTDTDLVRRFKASKGNIADWSNILQKKIETNTVSTIVEDKCIPPKITKNEMVKLYTDKLAKQGQPGREIYNDIMDLPKHRLCPICGYRPVDSLDHYLPKEKFPALSISPINLIPACMGCNKLKSSSKPNSPEEEFIHPYFDNIEDEPWLYLKVVEELPLTVYFIAEPSQSSWDDLKKIRVIKHFSRFRLGQLYSSYASNELSGKIYSLKSSFEQGGAALVRDELLKQIESFKYAEVNSWQIALYTGLYESQWFCEEALKKPIDKILK
- a CDS encoding AAA family ATPase codes for the protein MQFYERAFKTALTHPGVHLIKDGWNDFGYYTSYRMYFLDEHGNKTEIGFVKIAMSIEDNESTAIPSKFTQLDTSYFSLGQGIDYFKNLNKLGPTIRDEILKGLNDIAYDLDLFEKVREFNITRKSLLRDYKVFTVKDQFHRVAKGGVPLTPYSFSYCHTYNDRESVEFDFEVVPDSMPPTNIHALIGSNGVGKTTIINDMIYSLLYDSKSQNADSYFYDNENFDSTNLFANTIFISFSAFDNTPHYRDKIDEEKGPLYSYIGLKDSELIEKNESNSVERYVTKTPETLIDEFIRSIKFIKETTDKRKFHKWEEAIEMLESDAIFKSFGLREVDLSRIEELKVIFNRLSSGHKIILLTITKLIEKVDEKSLVILDEPESHLHPPLLSSFIRALSDILISQNGVAIIATHSPVILQELPRSCVSIIKRSSKSCSVLRPEIETFGENVGTLTREVFGLEVTYSGFHKILEDLVEQGKGYDEIVEQFNGELGIEARTILRSLLMYKE
- a CDS encoding HNH endonuclease, with amino-acid sequence MDLSLKFHKALLDTCQKTRRETTYNPSGLSQRLASENGVVVAKTLLRGKDQSGLARLLLEGRLDLSMEALMLDKEYKDLFTDEERDIARQRLIECKYTFPAEAEMEMEENVAENPIESTPIDVTSIFVPGAEFRRLDLHTLFAGQSYGRISTSSRFPFIMLFTGERGEEYGYKDGWNEEGIFLYTGEGQEGDMQFIKGNKAIIEHVDDGKDVHLFEYIRTGHVRYIGQMICIGYKVRDKDNKGQDRKVIVFELMPIEVVNNSEIVGATELSDLSLEELKNKALVITNHGQGTTLKERIVQYRERSRAVKLYALKRANGVCEACGNEAPFINTKGEPFLEVHHTRRLSDGGPDHPEWVAAICPNCHRRTHYGYDAVSYNDKIIKKIIETELRIGAK
- a CDS encoding ImmA/IrrE family metallo-endopeptidase, which produces MKLSYTPTPLETWISHFYKQLGIKTPDELDEQRIARTLNIHLFYKEIPSMSYEFGRFKSITIDKRLPSLVQREHFYHELCHILRHSGRQLMMPAAFRELQEWDARNFTRYAALPLHMLKNYDYKQPEILDILTEQFKVTPELCSDRLLRIKSKLSCNPIRFIS
- a CDS encoding recombinase family protein, yielding MLRLAVYARVSSDDQAERGTIENQLEFARKYADLHQLEIVKWYKDDGVTGTVPLEARPAGRELLQDAKNGEIDLLLIYRLDRLGRSARIILNSVHDLESDGVKIRSMTEPFDTGDPSGRFLLTILAGVADLERETIIERLWYGANRAARAGKWLGGIVPYGYRVDSEGYLVVCEELLPRSDMTEAGVVRLIFHMVANQGHSCIKVSEYLNALGVPTAYARDDRKVTRGKRKQKTAGIWRPSRIRGIITSTTYYGLHIYGKRSKRKRDLIEREVPAIVDIETWEKAQAVLRSNQIEAMRNTKNQYLLRSLLKCQCCGLTYVGIHYPGSKRALKGFYVCTGKQAFKGPMQGKCTSKNLPQDWIEDLVWRDCLSFINQPGEALQEIAAAREVKQTKKVDLESEITLIQKSIDDKDVERQSILDLFRKSIITFTDLEKQIQKINQEKEILEQRLKEIRSSLQVDHDYSTKMMNAFQLLTSLRNKLDDNPSFETRREIVKALVERIQVHTTPSEGSKRPRASVTVQYSFAKDIIYTDKDYTNQLTETEQER
- a CDS encoding YifB family Mg chelatase-like AAA ATPase, translating into MYACSYSGTVLGIDGMVVTVETDIANGLPQFDLVGLGGSAVKEARDRVRAALRNAGYDYPMQRITVNLAPADQRKEGSGFDLAIAFGILLASKQMLPRQERILVLGELALDGSLRPGTGVLPILLEAKKAGFTHVILPEQNAAEARLVDITVLPASNLEEAVNYWKEGLHSKDPDLIYHETQTGKTKTNQLPPDFANVYGQQFVKRGLEIAAAGFHNVILVGPPGSGKTLLATCLPGIMPNMTIHESYEVTKIYSIAGQLKRESGLVEERPFRAPHHTITATALIGGGAQIPRPGECSLSHSGILFLDEMPEFSRHVLEVLRQPLESGVVTIGRSKQVFTFPARFLLIGSCNPCPCR